A stretch of the Psychroserpens sp. Hel_I_66 genome encodes the following:
- the hutI gene encoding imidazolonepropionase, with product MSILITNIKELLQVRDTNVTIVKGKNMRTLPTLKNAYVLIEHDTIVEFGKMTDLHDQEADEIIDATGKMVLPTWCDSHTHIVYAGDRTQEFVDRINGLSYEDIANRGGGILNSAETLQNTSEDDLYDQASKRLTDVIKLGTGAIEIKSGYGLNVNAELKMLRVIKRLKKDFPIKVKPTLLAAHAIPKDYKNNKSAFIDLVVNELIPAVAKEDLAEYIDVFCEKGYFDLEDTNRVLKAGIAHRMTPKIHVNQFNAFGGVALAVKHNALSVDHLEELKQEDITALKNSETMPVALPACSYFLSIPYTPGRELIDAGLPLALASDYNPGSTPTGNMNFVVSAACIKMKLTPEEAINAATINGAYAMGISNQYGSVCRGKKANLIITKEIDSYYQLPYAFGDNLIDTVIINGQKF from the coding sequence ATGTCCATACTCATTACAAACATCAAGGAATTATTGCAAGTAAGAGATACCAACGTTACCATTGTAAAAGGTAAAAACATGAGAACCTTACCTACCTTAAAAAATGCCTACGTTTTAATTGAGCATGATACTATTGTAGAATTTGGTAAAATGACAGATTTGCATGATCAAGAAGCAGATGAAATTATCGATGCTACAGGAAAAATGGTATTGCCTACGTGGTGCGATTCCCATACCCACATTGTGTATGCAGGTGATAGAACCCAAGAATTTGTTGACCGCATCAATGGTTTATCATACGAGGACATCGCTAATCGTGGTGGCGGAATATTAAATTCCGCAGAAACATTACAAAACACTTCAGAAGATGATCTCTACGATCAAGCCTCTAAACGCTTAACAGATGTTATTAAGTTGGGTACTGGAGCAATCGAGATAAAATCTGGATATGGCTTAAATGTTAATGCCGAATTAAAAATGTTACGCGTCATCAAACGCCTTAAAAAGGATTTTCCGATTAAAGTAAAACCTACGCTTTTGGCAGCTCACGCTATCCCTAAAGACTATAAAAATAATAAAAGTGCTTTTATTGATTTGGTCGTTAATGAATTAATTCCTGCTGTTGCAAAAGAAGACTTGGCAGAATATATTGACGTATTCTGCGAAAAAGGGTATTTTGATCTTGAAGATACAAACCGTGTTTTGAAAGCTGGTATTGCACATCGCATGACGCCTAAAATACACGTCAATCAATTTAATGCTTTTGGAGGTGTTGCACTTGCAGTGAAACATAATGCCTTATCTGTAGATCATTTGGAAGAACTCAAACAGGAAGATATTACTGCTTTAAAAAATTCTGAAACCATGCCAGTTGCTTTACCTGCCTGCTCCTATTTTTTGAGCATTCCATATACTCCAGGAAGAGAACTAATTGATGCAGGATTACCTTTAGCTTTAGCGAGCGATTACAATCCTGGGTCCACACCTACCGGAAATATGAATTTTGTAGTTTCTGCTGCGTGTATTAAAATGAAGCTTACTCCAGAAGAAGCTATAAACGCTGCAACCATAAATGGTGCATATGCTATGGGAATTTCTAATCAATACGGAAGTGTTTGCAGAGGCAAAAAGGCAAATTTGATCATTACAAAAGAAATTGATAGTTACTACCAATTGCCTTATGCTTTTGGAGACAATTTGATTGATACTGTAATTATTAATGGCCAAAAGTTTTAA
- a CDS encoding formimidoylglutamase: MDNLKLFTSSELNTILKTRPNETKLGEHIMLLPNSASIYDQLLKLDVTHVIFGIKEDIGVFANYGNTGTSSAWNAVIKTLLNIQSNAHTNASKLLVLGHLEFPKYEEKIKDLDQNNKKDIQKARKKVSKIDDDVTYLVSQIISAGKIPIIIGGGHNNAYGNIKGTALALKKPINAINFDAHHDFRAEEGRHSGNGFSYAFAEGFLKKYFVFGLHENYTSDTIFKTIKKIKHFKFCTFESMMVRRESSFDLEMDKAIEHVSSRPFGLEVDCDAIQNVPSSAMTPSGFSVNKARAFIHYFGKHENTRYLHICEAAPTPETETQIGKLISYLITDFIRAHDGV; encoded by the coding sequence ATGGATAACTTAAAACTCTTTACTTCTTCAGAATTAAATACTATTCTGAAAACTCGCCCTAACGAAACCAAACTAGGAGAACATATTATGTTACTTCCCAACTCTGCTAGTATATACGATCAATTGTTAAAATTAGATGTCACGCATGTAATTTTTGGCATTAAAGAAGATATTGGCGTATTCGCAAACTACGGTAATACTGGGACTTCTAGCGCATGGAACGCAGTTATAAAAACATTGTTGAACATTCAAAGCAATGCTCATACAAACGCATCAAAATTGTTAGTTTTAGGTCATTTGGAATTTCCCAAATACGAAGAAAAAATAAAGGATTTAGATCAAAACAATAAAAAGGATATTCAAAAAGCCCGAAAAAAAGTATCTAAAATAGATGATGATGTTACGTATTTGGTGTCACAAATTATTAGTGCTGGTAAAATTCCCATCATTATAGGAGGCGGTCATAATAATGCCTACGGAAATATCAAAGGCACAGCACTTGCGCTCAAAAAGCCTATAAATGCTATAAATTTTGACGCACATCACGATTTTAGAGCAGAAGAAGGTCGCCATAGCGGTAACGGATTTTCTTATGCTTTTGCTGAAGGTTTTCTAAAAAAATATTTTGTTTTTGGCTTACATGAGAATTATACGTCTGATACTATTTTTAAAACCATAAAAAAAATAAAGCATTTTAAGTTCTGTACGTTTGAAAGTATGATGGTAAGACGAGAATCATCGTTTGATCTGGAAATGGATAAAGCTATAGAGCATGTTTCCTCAAGACCTTTTGGACTAGAGGTAGATTGTGATGCCATACAAAATGTACCAAGCAGTGCGATGACTCCTAGTGGATTTTCAGTAAATAAAGCCAGAGCATTTATTCATTATTTTGGTAAACATGAAAACACAAGATATCTGCATATTTGTGAAGCAGCTCCAACGCCAGAAACCGAAACACAAATTGGCAAATTGATTTCTTATCTCATAACCGATTTTATTAGAGCACATGATGGCGTTTAA
- a CDS encoding GNAT family N-acetyltransferase, with protein sequence MAFKIISFESQYAKDFYELNIEWLNTHFYVEPFDEEVLSKPETYIINKGGYIFFAKENDNILGTVALMPTNDALIFELTKMAVLPNQRGRKIGQQLLQYCINFAKDHHFKSLMLYSATKLENAIYIYRKFGFVELKLEKNSPYNRSDIKMELKL encoded by the coding sequence ATGGCGTTTAAAATCATTTCTTTTGAAAGTCAATACGCTAAAGACTTTTATGAGCTCAATATAGAATGGCTCAACACGCATTTTTATGTAGAGCCTTTTGATGAAGAAGTGTTAAGTAAACCAGAAACGTATATCATCAATAAAGGTGGTTACATCTTTTTTGCGAAAGAGAACGATAATATTTTAGGAACTGTTGCACTAATGCCTACTAATGATGCGTTGATTTTTGAATTAACAAAAATGGCAGTTTTGCCAAATCAACGCGGACGAAAAATTGGGCAACAACTACTCCAATATTGCATCAATTTTGCTAAGGACCATCATTTTAAATCGCTCATGCTCTACTCTGCCACAAAATTAGAGAATGCTATTTACATCTATAGAAAGTTCGGTTTTGTAGAATTAAAATTAGAAAAAAATAGTCCTTACAACCGTAGTGATATTAAGATGGAGTTGAAATTATAG